A part of Pararoseomonas sp. SCSIO 73927 genomic DNA contains:
- the uvrA gene encoding excinuclease ABC subunit UvrA gives MGSGGHIRIRGARQHNLKNIDLDIPKGTLTVITGLSGSGKSSLAFDTIYAEGQRRYVESLSAYARQFLELQQKPDVDSIEGLSPAISIEQKTTSHNPRSTVGTVTEIADYMRLLWARVGIPYSPATGLPIEAQTVSQMVDRTLAMPEGTRLLVLAPIARGKKGEWKKEIAELQRRGFERVKVNGTLYRIEEVPALNKKLKHDIEAVVDRVVVREGAQQRLADSFETALGLSDGVIYLEGADAKPGEEGARTVFSSRFACPECGFTIEEIEPRLFSFNSPQGACPECDGLGMEKFFDPALVVPDDVKTIAEGAVAAWAGGSSSPYYDQTLESLARHFKVSTNTAWADLPKAVRSAILHGTSDVVTLKYKDGLRAYEVKKAFEGVIPNLERRLRETDNPWVREDLQRYQSERPCHVCQGARLKPEALAVRVADLNIAQASDLSIRKSMEWFAGVFDQLSPQRQEIARRILREINDRLRFLVDVGLDYLSLARGSASLSGGESQRIRLASQIGSGLTGVLYVLDEPSIGLHQRDNERLLVTLRRLRDIGNTVLVVEHDEDAIRAADYLVDIGPAAGAGGGRIIAQGTPEEVIANPDSVTGAYLSGRRSVPVPAQRRQPDPKRQLKVVGASGNNLKSVSASMPLGTFTCVTGVSGGGKSTLVIETLYKAAARRLMGAGTVPSPHERIEGLELLDKIIDIDQSPIGRTPRSNPATYTGLFAPIRDWFAELPDSRARGYKAGRFSFNVKGGRCEACQGDGLIKIEMHFLPDVYVTCDTCKGKRYNRETLEVKFRGKSISDVLEMTVDEGLEFFSAVPAIRDKLKVLSEVGLGYIHLGQQATTLSGGEAQRIKLAKELARRATGRTLYILDEPTTGLHFEDVRKLLEVLHALVNQGNTVLVIEHNLEVIKTADWILDMGPEGGDGGGRVVAEGTPEEVAASPESHTGRFLAPLLSAHGVQAPLPAKKRKRA, from the coding sequence ATCGGCAGCGGCGGCCATATCCGCATCCGCGGCGCCCGGCAGCACAACCTCAAGAACATCGACCTCGACATCCCCAAGGGGACGCTGACGGTCATCACCGGCCTCTCCGGTTCCGGCAAGTCCTCCCTCGCCTTCGATACGATCTACGCGGAGGGCCAGCGACGCTACGTGGAGAGCCTCTCCGCCTATGCCCGGCAGTTCCTGGAGCTGCAGCAGAAGCCGGACGTGGACAGCATCGAGGGCCTGTCGCCTGCCATCTCGATCGAGCAGAAGACCACCTCCCACAACCCCCGCTCCACCGTCGGCACGGTGACGGAGATCGCCGACTACATGCGCCTGCTCTGGGCGCGGGTGGGCATCCCCTACTCCCCGGCCACAGGCCTGCCGATCGAGGCGCAGACCGTCTCGCAGATGGTGGACCGGACCCTGGCCATGCCGGAAGGGACCCGGCTGCTGGTCCTGGCCCCGATCGCCCGCGGCAAGAAGGGCGAGTGGAAGAAGGAGATCGCCGAACTCCAGCGCCGGGGCTTCGAGCGGGTGAAGGTGAACGGCACCCTCTACCGGATTGAGGAGGTGCCCGCCCTCAACAAGAAGCTGAAGCACGACATCGAGGCGGTGGTGGACCGCGTGGTGGTGCGGGAGGGCGCCCAGCAGCGCCTGGCCGACAGCTTCGAGACGGCGCTCGGCCTCTCGGACGGGGTCATCTACCTGGAAGGGGCGGATGCCAAGCCCGGGGAGGAGGGGGCGCGGACCGTCTTCTCCTCCCGCTTCGCCTGCCCGGAATGCGGCTTCACTATCGAGGAGATCGAGCCCCGGCTCTTCTCCTTTAACTCGCCCCAGGGCGCCTGCCCGGAATGCGACGGGCTGGGGATGGAGAAGTTCTTCGACCCCGCCCTGGTCGTGCCGGACGACGTGAAGACCATTGCCGAGGGCGCCGTAGCCGCCTGGGCCGGCGGCTCCTCCTCGCCCTACTACGACCAGACGCTCGAGAGCCTGGCGCGGCACTTCAAGGTTTCCACCAACACCGCTTGGGCCGACCTGCCCAAGGCGGTTCGGAGCGCCATCCTGCACGGCACCTCGGATGTCGTGACCCTGAAGTACAAGGACGGGCTGCGCGCCTACGAGGTGAAGAAGGCCTTCGAGGGGGTGATCCCAAACCTCGAGCGGCGCCTGCGCGAGACGGACAACCCTTGGGTCCGGGAAGACCTGCAGCGCTACCAGTCCGAGCGCCCCTGCCATGTCTGCCAGGGCGCGCGGCTGAAGCCGGAGGCGCTGGCCGTCCGGGTGGCGGACCTGAACATCGCCCAGGCCTCCGACCTGTCCATCCGGAAGTCCATGGAGTGGTTCGCGGGCGTCTTCGACCAGCTCTCCCCCCAGCGGCAGGAGATCGCCCGCCGGATCCTGCGGGAGATCAACGACCGGCTGCGCTTCCTCGTGGATGTCGGGCTGGATTACCTTTCCCTCGCCCGTGGCTCTGCAAGCCTCTCGGGTGGCGAGAGCCAGCGTATCCGGCTGGCCTCCCAGATCGGCTCCGGCCTCACGGGCGTGCTCTACGTGCTGGACGAGCCCTCCATCGGCCTGCACCAGCGGGACAATGAGCGCCTGCTCGTCACGCTCCGGCGCCTGCGTGACATCGGCAACACCGTGCTGGTGGTGGAGCACGACGAGGACGCGATCCGCGCCGCCGACTACCTGGTGGATATCGGCCCAGCTGCCGGCGCCGGGGGCGGCCGGATCATCGCCCAGGGCACGCCGGAGGAGGTGATCGCCAACCCGGACAGCGTCACCGGCGCCTACCTCTCCGGCCGCCGCTCCGTGCCCGTGCCGGCGCAGCGCCGGCAGCCCGACCCCAAGCGGCAGCTCAAGGTGGTCGGCGCCTCGGGCAACAACCTGAAATCCGTGTCCGCCAGCATGCCGCTGGGCACCTTCACCTGTGTCACCGGCGTCTCCGGCGGCGGTAAGTCCACCCTGGTGATCGAGACCTTGTACAAGGCCGCGGCCCGCCGCCTGATGGGGGCCGGCACGGTCCCCTCCCCGCACGAGCGGATCGAGGGGTTGGAGCTGCTGGACAAGATCATCGACATCGACCAGTCGCCGATCGGCCGCACCCCGCGCTCCAACCCTGCCACCTACACGGGCCTCTTCGCGCCCATCCGGGACTGGTTCGCGGAGCTGCCGGACTCCCGGGCGCGCGGCTACAAGGCCGGCCGCTTCTCCTTCAACGTCAAGGGCGGACGCTGCGAGGCCTGCCAGGGTGACGGCCTCATCAAGATCGAGATGCACTTCCTGCCCGATGTCTACGTCACCTGCGACACCTGCAAGGGCAAGCGCTACAACCGCGAGACGCTGGAGGTGAAGTTCCGCGGCAAGTCCATCTCCGACGTGCTGGAGATGACAGTGGACGAGGGGCTGGAGTTCTTCTCCGCCGTTCCGGCCATCCGGGACAAGCTGAAGGTGCTGAGCGAGGTGGGGCTGGGCTACATCCACCTGGGCCAGCAGGCCACCACCCTCTCGGGCGGCGAGGCGCAGCGCATCAAGCTGGCGAAGGAGCTGGCCCGCCGCGCAACCGGGCGCACCCTTTACATCCTCGACGAGCCGACCACAGGCTTGCACTTCGAGGATGTGCGCAAGCTCCTGGAGGTGCTGCACGCGCTGGTGAACCAGGGCAACACCGTGCTGGTAATTGAGCACAACCTGGAGGTCATCAAGACCGCCGACTGGATCCTGGACATGGGCCCGGAGGGCGGCGATGGCGGCGGGCGCGTGGTGGCCGAGGGCACGCCGGAGGAGGTGGCCGCGAGCCCGGAGAGTCACACCGGCCGTTTCCTCGCGCCCCTGCTCTCGGCGCATGGGGTCCAGGCACCGCTGCCCGCGAAGAAGCGCAAGCGCGCCTGA
- a CDS encoding squalene/phytoene synthase family protein gives MAETPAPTSLAEFARRHDPDRFLCALFAPAASREAIFTLIALNHELARAREAAREPMMVLIRLQWWRDAVEEAASGNPARRHEVAGPLADALRAGALAPEPLLAMIDAREADETGEEATPLLERLRGTAGAMAAETGRLLGATDGTMEGLRLIGTAYGLGGTLRSLSALVAQGRDPLPEFADPVEAGRALAREGLSILEAGRKAVAGLPGRAVAAALPAVLAGRDLRRVLSPSWQPGAPAAPRGLGDRVAVAWAGWTGRI, from the coding sequence ATGGCCGAGACGCCCGCCCCGACATCCCTCGCCGAGTTCGCGCGCCGGCACGACCCGGACCGCTTCCTCTGCGCCCTTTTCGCGCCCGCCGCGTCGCGGGAGGCGATCTTCACCCTCATCGCCCTGAACCACGAGCTCGCCCGGGCGCGGGAGGCGGCGCGGGAGCCGATGATGGTGCTGATCCGCCTGCAATGGTGGCGGGACGCGGTGGAGGAGGCGGCGTCCGGCAACCCCGCACGCCGCCACGAGGTGGCCGGGCCGCTGGCGGATGCCCTCCGGGCCGGTGCGCTGGCCCCGGAGCCCCTGCTGGCGATGATCGACGCGCGCGAGGCCGATGAGACGGGCGAGGAGGCCACCCCGCTGTTGGAGAGGTTGCGCGGCACCGCCGGGGCCATGGCCGCCGAGACCGGCCGGCTGCTCGGTGCCACTGACGGTACCATGGAGGGGCTTCGGCTGATCGGAACGGCCTACGGGCTCGGCGGCACGCTGCGCAGCCTCTCGGCCCTCGTCGCGCAGGGGCGGGACCCGCTGCCGGAATTTGCCGACCCGGTCGAGGCGGGGCGCGCCCTGGCGAGGGAGGGGCTGTCGATCCTGGAGGCGGGCCGGAAGGCCGTTGCGGGCCTGCCGGGGCGGGCCGTGGCCGCCGCGCTGCCGGCGGTGCTGGCGGGGCGCGACCTGCGGCGGGTCCTCTCCCCCAGCTGGCAGCCCGGCGCCCCGGCCGCGCCGCGCGGGCTGGGGGACCGGGTCGCCGTGGCCTGGGCCGGTTGGACAGGGCGGATCTGA
- a CDS encoding MBL fold metallo-hydrolase produces the protein MFFQRGRAPTRLVAEAVDPGRRRFLKLGCACCIMAAAPLTRAEAQAALSAEAQRHLALAREAAGTDLTPLMRLADMIVPPTERRPGMEELIRMPAPPPGRAFDNLVFLGSEWVTSWAVPTSDGIILIDAMDNDEQAETITDAGMRRTGLDPAAVKLLVVTHGHGDHYGGCGHFQRRYGTRVVMSGEDWRMVETKLEFDLPAWGRPPQRDIAVEDGGKVSLGDTALDVIATPGHTMGTISLLIDLKDGGQTHRGVLWGGTAFNFNRQPDRIRRLQAYIDGTARTRDIAARQGVDVLLSNHTGWDEAAKKLAAKRAGGPNPFVIGKDAVQRALTVMHECARATMVVWNA, from the coding sequence ATGTTCTTCCAGCGAGGCCGCGCGCCCACCCGGTTGGTGGCGGAAGCGGTTGACCCCGGCCGGCGGCGCTTCCTGAAGCTCGGCTGCGCCTGCTGCATTATGGCCGCCGCCCCGCTAACCCGCGCGGAGGCGCAGGCGGCGCTCTCCGCCGAGGCGCAGCGCCACCTCGCCCTGGCGCGAGAGGCGGCGGGGACGGACCTGACGCCGCTGATGCGCCTGGCCGACATGATCGTGCCGCCTACCGAGCGCCGGCCGGGCATGGAGGAGCTGATCCGCATGCCCGCGCCCCCGCCGGGCCGGGCCTTCGACAACCTCGTCTTCCTCGGCAGCGAGTGGGTGACGTCCTGGGCCGTCCCGACCTCCGACGGGATTATCCTGATCGACGCCATGGACAATGACGAGCAGGCCGAGACCATCACGGATGCCGGGATGCGCCGGACCGGGCTGGACCCGGCGGCGGTGAAGCTCCTCGTCGTCACCCACGGCCACGGCGACCACTACGGCGGCTGCGGCCACTTCCAGCGGCGCTACGGCACCCGCGTCGTGATGAGCGGCGAGGACTGGCGGATGGTGGAGACGAAGCTCGAATTCGACCTGCCGGCCTGGGGCCGCCCGCCGCAGCGGGACATCGCGGTGGAGGATGGCGGCAAGGTCTCGCTCGGCGACACAGCGCTGGACGTGATCGCCACTCCCGGCCACACCATGGGCACCATCTCCCTGCTGATCGACCTGAAGGATGGCGGGCAGACGCACCGCGGCGTGCTCTGGGGCGGCACCGCCTTCAACTTCAACCGCCAGCCCGACCGCATTCGCCGCCTTCAGGCCTATATCGACGGCACGGCGCGGACCCGCGACATAGCGGCGCGGCAGGGGGTGGATGTGCTCCTCTCCAACCATACGGGCTGGGACGAGGCGGCGAAGAAGCTGGCCGCGAAGCGGGCGGGCGGGCCCAACCCCTTCGTCATCGGCAAGGACGCCGTGCAGCGGGCCCTGACCGTGATGCACGAATGCGCCCGGGCCACGATGGTGGTCTGGAACGCCTGA
- the coaD gene encoding pantetheine-phosphate adenylyltransferase, with protein sequence MAERPTAERTGVYPGTFDPVTNGHLDVIGRAARLVDRLVIGVARSAGKGPLFPLEERLELVLAETRAIAQETGTVIEAVPFEGLLVTLARQVGANVIIRGLRSVTDFDYEAPMAGMNRRLDPGVETVFLMAGESTQFIASRLVREIAALGGDISGFVPGLTRERTLRRLGRTG encoded by the coding sequence GTGGCTGAGCGTCCCACGGCGGAGCGTACCGGCGTCTATCCCGGCACCTTCGACCCGGTCACGAACGGCCATTTGGACGTGATTGGGCGGGCTGCGCGATTGGTGGACCGGCTGGTGATCGGGGTGGCCCGGAGCGCCGGCAAGGGTCCGCTCTTCCCGTTGGAGGAGCGGCTGGAGCTGGTGTTGGCCGAGACCAGGGCCATCGCGCAGGAGACCGGGACGGTCATTGAGGCGGTCCCCTTCGAGGGGCTTCTGGTGACGCTGGCGCGGCAGGTGGGCGCGAATGTGATCATCCGCGGCCTCCGCTCCGTCACCGATTTCGACTACGAGGCGCCGATGGCCGGGATGAACCGCCGTCTCGACCCCGGGGTTGAGACGGTGTTCCTCATGGCCGGGGAGTCCACCCAGTTCATCGCCTCCCGCCTCGTGCGGGAAATAGCGGCGCTGGGGGGAGACATTTCCGGCTTCGTGCCCGGGTTGACGCGGGAGCGCACGCTCCGGCGCCTGGGCCGGACCGGCTGA
- the gyrA gene encoding DNA gyrase subunit A: MQRSYLDYAMSVIVARALPDARDGLKPVHRRILFSMNENGFTADKPYKKSARVVGDVMGKYHPHGDSAIYDAMVRMAQPFSMRVPLIDGQGNYGSMDGDPPAAMRYTEARLAKSATALLAGIDEDTVDFSPNYDESAEEPRVLPAAYPNLLVNGSNGIAVGMATNIPTHNPGEVIDATLAMIANPDVTLEELMGIMPGPDFPTGGLILGRAGIRAAFETGRGSIPVRARCEIEEMRGGRSAIIVTEVPYQVNKATLIERIADLARAKQVEGISDLRDESDRDGMRIVIEVKKDATAEVVLNQLYRFTNLQTSFAVNFLALDDGTPRQMGLRDALQVFIRFREEVITRRSRFRLNKARDRGHILIGLAIAVANIDEVIRIIRASADAAEARAALMAKAWPAGDIGALLALVDDAGNLVQDDTVHLTEAQARGILELTLRRLTGLEREKIQQELDEIAANIRELLEILSSRPRRLELMAQELAEVRAQIASPRMTQIVDGLAEQDDESLIEPGLMVVTLTRDGYVKRTPLETFRAQNRGGRGRSAAGTREDDVVIRSFNAHTHQHVLFFTSRGMAFREKVWRLPEAGPTARGRSLRQLLQLQDGEQVTAVLPLPQDESLWENLHLVFATVSGNVRRNKLSDFRNVRAAGLIAMKLDEGDSLVGVQTCREGDDILLATRLGRAIRFTAEEGVLRVFAGRDSTGVRGIKLVGKDDAVIALSVLRNVPATPGERAAYLKLSAARRRAQGEATAEEAAEASAAADATAEEGAEPAEEVALSDERAQELTEAEEILLVVTDTGFGKRSSAYEYRRSGRGGQGIASIPLGRSKGHAVVATFPVRPGDDVMLVTDNGRLIRMPADQVRVMGRPAAGVTLFRLDKGEEVTSCFVVVDDGTSTEGAAAEPGAADA, encoded by the coding sequence ATGCAGCGCAGCTACCTCGATTACGCGATGAGCGTGATCGTGGCGCGCGCCCTTCCGGACGCGCGGGACGGGCTGAAGCCGGTGCACCGCCGCATCCTGTTCTCCATGAACGAGAACGGGTTCACGGCGGACAAGCCCTACAAGAAGTCCGCCCGCGTAGTCGGCGACGTGATGGGTAAGTACCACCCGCACGGCGACAGCGCGATCTACGACGCCATGGTCCGCATGGCGCAGCCCTTCTCCATGCGCGTGCCCCTGATCGACGGCCAGGGCAATTACGGCTCCATGGACGGCGACCCGCCGGCGGCCATGCGCTACACCGAGGCGCGGCTGGCGAAGTCCGCGACCGCGCTGCTGGCCGGGATCGACGAGGACACGGTCGACTTCTCGCCCAACTACGACGAGAGCGCGGAGGAGCCGCGGGTCCTCCCGGCCGCCTACCCGAACCTTCTGGTCAACGGCTCCAACGGCATCGCCGTGGGCATGGCGACAAACATCCCCACCCACAACCCGGGCGAGGTGATCGACGCGACGCTGGCGATGATCGCCAACCCCGACGTCACGCTCGAGGAGCTGATGGGGATCATGCCCGGGCCGGACTTCCCGACAGGCGGTCTCATTCTCGGCCGTGCGGGCATCCGGGCCGCCTTCGAAACGGGGCGCGGCTCCATCCCCGTGCGCGCGCGCTGCGAGATCGAGGAGATGCGCGGCGGGCGTTCCGCCATCATCGTCACCGAAGTCCCGTACCAGGTGAACAAGGCGACGCTGATCGAGCGCATCGCCGACCTGGCGCGGGCCAAGCAGGTGGAGGGCATCTCCGACCTGCGGGACGAGAGCGACCGCGACGGCATGCGCATCGTGATCGAGGTGAAGAAGGACGCGACGGCGGAGGTGGTGCTGAACCAGCTCTACCGCTTCACGAACCTCCAGACCTCTTTCGCCGTGAACTTCCTGGCGCTGGACGACGGCACGCCCCGCCAGATGGGCCTGCGCGACGCGCTGCAGGTCTTCATCCGCTTCCGCGAGGAGGTGATCACCCGCCGCAGCCGCTTCCGGCTGAACAAGGCTCGGGATCGCGGCCATATCCTGATCGGCCTCGCCATCGCGGTCGCGAACATCGACGAGGTGATCCGCATCATCCGCGCCAGCGCGGATGCCGCCGAGGCGCGCGCAGCTCTGATGGCGAAGGCTTGGCCGGCGGGGGACATCGGCGCGCTGCTGGCGCTGGTGGACGATGCCGGCAACCTCGTGCAGGACGACACGGTTCATCTGACCGAGGCACAGGCGCGCGGCATCCTGGAGCTGACGCTGCGCCGCCTGACCGGGCTGGAGCGCGAGAAGATCCAGCAGGAGCTGGACGAGATCGCCGCCAACATCCGCGAGCTGCTGGAGATTCTTTCCTCCCGCCCGCGGCGGCTGGAGCTGATGGCGCAGGAGTTGGCGGAGGTGCGCGCCCAGATCGCCTCCCCGCGCATGACGCAGATCGTGGACGGGCTGGCCGAGCAGGACGACGAGAGCCTGATCGAGCCGGGGCTGATGGTCGTCACCCTGACCCGCGACGGCTACGTGAAGCGCACGCCGCTGGAGACCTTCCGCGCCCAGAACCGGGGCGGCCGCGGCCGCAGCGCGGCGGGCACGCGGGAGGACGACGTCGTCATCCGCAGCTTCAACGCGCACACGCACCAGCACGTGCTGTTCTTCACCAGCCGCGGCATGGCCTTCCGCGAGAAGGTGTGGCGTCTTCCGGAGGCGGGCCCGACGGCGCGTGGCCGCTCGCTCCGCCAGCTCCTGCAGCTGCAGGACGGCGAGCAGGTGACGGCGGTGCTGCCGCTGCCGCAGGACGAGAGCCTGTGGGAGAACCTGCACCTCGTCTTCGCGACCGTCTCGGGCAATGTCCGGCGCAACAAGCTCTCGGACTTCCGCAACGTGCGCGCGGCGGGCCTGATTGCCATGAAGCTGGACGAGGGCGACAGCCTGGTGGGCGTGCAGACCTGCCGGGAGGGCGACGACATCCTTCTCGCCACCCGGCTCGGCCGCGCCATCCGCTTCACGGCGGAGGAGGGCGTGCTGCGCGTCTTCGCGGGCCGCGACTCCACGGGCGTGCGCGGCATCAAGCTGGTGGGCAAGGACGACGCGGTCATTGCCCTCTCCGTCCTGCGCAACGTCCCGGCCACCCCTGGCGAGCGCGCCGCCTACCTGAAGCTCTCCGCCGCCCGCCGCCGCGCCCAGGGCGAGGCGACGGCAGAGGAGGCCGCGGAGGCGAGCGCGGCGGCCGATGCCACGGCCGAGGAGGGCGCCGAGCCCGCCGAGGAGGTGGCGCTGAGCGATGAGCGGGCGCAGGAGCTGACGGAGGCGGAGGAGATTCTCCTCGTCGTCACCGACACCGGCTTCGGCAAGCGCAGCTCTGCCTACGAGTACCGCCGCTCCGGCCGGGGTGGGCAGGGGATCGCGAGCATCCCGCTGGGCCGCAGCAAGGGCCACGCGGTCGTCGCGACCTTCCCGGTGCGCCCGGGCGACGACGTGATGCTGGTGACGGATAACGGCCGCCTGATCCGCATGCCCGCCGACCAGGTGCGCGTGATGGGCCGCCCGGCTGCTGGCGTCACCCTCTTCCGCCTGGACAAGGGGGAGGAGGTGACCTCCTGCTTCGTCGTGGTGGATGACGGGACGTCGACGGAGGGCGCCGCCGCCGAGCCCGGCGCGGCCGATGCCTGA
- a CDS encoding peptidylprolyl isomerase — MSDETSAVTPAAEADANTLLLELKDGTVTIQLLPELAPKHCERIKALASEGFYDNTPFHRVIEGFMAQGGDPTGTGTGGSQMPDLPAEFTPAAKARFLRGTCGMARTQNPNSANSQFFIMFGPYPSLDGQYTIWGRVTSGMEHVDKIKRGAGGSGTVQNPDKIVRMRPAGVA, encoded by the coding sequence ATGAGCGATGAGACCAGCGCGGTGACCCCCGCCGCCGAGGCCGACGCGAACACCCTGCTGCTGGAGCTGAAGGACGGCACCGTGACCATCCAGCTCCTGCCCGAGCTGGCGCCCAAGCATTGCGAGCGCATCAAGGCCCTCGCGTCCGAGGGCTTCTACGACAACACGCCCTTCCACCGCGTGATCGAGGGCTTCATGGCCCAGGGCGGCGACCCGACCGGCACCGGCACCGGCGGCAGCCAGATGCCGGACCTGCCCGCGGAGTTCACCCCGGCCGCCAAGGCCCGGTTCCTGCGCGGCACCTGCGGTATGGCGCGCACGCAGAACCCGAACAGCGCGAACAGCCAGTTCTTCATCATGTTCGGCCCCTACCCGAGCCTGGACGGCCAGTACACGATCTGGGGCCGCGTGACTTCCGGCATGGAGCACGTGGACAAGATCAAGCGCGGCGCCGGCGGCAGCGGGACGGTGCAGAACCCCGACAAGATCGTGAGGATGCGCCCGGCGGGCGTCGCCTGA
- a CDS encoding peptidylprolyl isomerase, with translation MRRRNFLAAGLAAGALTTPAMAQADRENTLFLDLKDGRVVIELRPDLAPRHVERIKTLARQGFYDNTPFHRVIEGFMAQGGDPTGTGTGGARDKGFADLPDEFSPPSRARFLRGTCGMAKTAAPNTANSQFFIMFAPGPSLDGNYTIWGRVISGMENVDKIKRGAGGSGMVQGPDRIVRMRVAADVPA, from the coding sequence ATGCGGCGACGGAATTTCCTGGCGGCTGGGCTGGCTGCTGGAGCCCTGACGACGCCTGCCATGGCGCAGGCTGATCGCGAGAACACGCTCTTCCTCGACCTGAAGGATGGGCGGGTGGTCATCGAGCTGCGGCCGGACCTTGCGCCGAGGCATGTGGAGCGCATCAAGACGCTCGCGCGGCAGGGCTTCTACGACAACACCCCGTTCCATCGGGTGATCGAGGGCTTCATGGCCCAGGGCGGCGACCCGACCGGCACCGGCACCGGGGGCGCCCGCGACAAGGGCTTCGCCGACCTCCCCGACGAGTTCTCACCCCCCTCCCGCGCGCGCTTCCTGCGCGGCACCTGCGGCATGGCGAAGACCGCGGCGCCGAACACGGCCAACAGCCAGTTCTTTATCATGTTTGCCCCGGGTCCGAGCCTGGACGGCAACTACACGATCTGGGGCCGCGTGATCTCCGGCATGGAGAACGTGGACAAGATCAAGCGCGGCGCGGGCGGCAGCGGGATGGTGCAGGGCCCCGACCGCATCGTCCGCATGCGCGTCGCCGCCGACGTGCCGGCCTGA
- a CDS encoding superoxide dismutase, translated as MAFSLPPLPYDVNALAARGMQQETLELHHGKHHQAYVTALNGLVESKGLAGKTLEQIVAEAGKGGADSLPVLNQAGQHWNHLLFWQVMSPNGGDDKIPDALKTRIESDFGGLQKFKDDFKAAGVGQFGSGWAWLIEDTSGKLKITKTPNGANPISTGEGTPLLGVDVWEHSYYLDFRNRRPDYLSNFLDKLVNWEFVASLMGKGMQSGQSA; from the coding sequence ATGGCTTTCAGCCTGCCCCCCCTGCCCTATGACGTGAACGCCCTCGCCGCCCGCGGCATGCAGCAGGAGACGCTGGAGCTGCACCACGGCAAGCACCACCAGGCCTATGTCACCGCGCTGAACGGGCTGGTGGAGAGCAAAGGCCTTGCCGGCAAGACCCTGGAGCAGATCGTGGCCGAGGCCGGCAAGGGCGGCGCCGACTCCCTGCCCGTGCTGAACCAGGCCGGCCAGCACTGGAACCACCTGCTGTTCTGGCAGGTGATGTCCCCCAACGGCGGCGACGACAAGATCCCGGACGCGCTGAAGACCCGGATCGAGAGCGACTTCGGCGGGCTGCAGAAGTTCAAGGACGACTTCAAGGCCGCCGGCGTGGGGCAGTTCGGCTCCGGCTGGGCCTGGCTGATCGAGGACACCTCCGGCAAGCTGAAGATCACCAAGACCCCGAACGGCGCCAACCCGATCTCCACCGGCGAGGGCACCCCGCTCCTCGGCGTGGATGTGTGGGAGCACTCTTACTACCTGGACTTCCGCAACCGCCGCCCGGACTACCTCTCCAACTTCCTGGACAAGCTGGTGAACTGGGAGTTCGTGGCCTCGCTCATGGGCAAGGGCATGCAGTCCGGCCAGTCCGCCTGA
- the ssb gene encoding single-stranded DNA-binding protein: MAGVNKVIILGTLGRDPEVRNFQNGGRVVNLRLATSERYKDREGNQQERTEWHSVAIFNEKLGEIAERYLKKGNQVYIEGALETRKWTDQQGQEKYTTEIVLRQFRGELTLIGGRGQGGGGGEEGGFGGGSSGGGGYGERGGSSGGGYGGRSSSSGGASKPRSGGGGGGWDAPKADLDDDIPF; encoded by the coding sequence ATGGCCGGCGTCAACAAGGTGATCATCCTCGGCACGCTGGGGCGCGACCCCGAGGTGCGGAACTTCCAGAACGGCGGCCGGGTGGTGAACCTGCGCCTGGCGACCAGCGAGCGCTACAAGGACCGCGAGGGGAATCAGCAGGAGCGGACCGAGTGGCACTCGGTTGCTATCTTCAACGAAAAGCTGGGCGAGATCGCCGAGCGCTACCTGAAGAAGGGCAACCAGGTCTACATCGAGGGCGCGCTGGAGACCCGGAAGTGGACCGACCAGCAGGGCCAGGAGAAGTACACCACCGAGATCGTGCTGCGGCAGTTCCGGGGCGAGTTGACCCTGATCGGCGGCCGCGGGCAGGGCGGCGGCGGGGGTGAGGAGGGCGGCTTCGGCGGCGGCTCCTCCGGTGGTGGCGGCTATGGCGAGCGCGGCGGATCCAGCGGCGGCGGCTACGGCGGCCGGTCCTCCTCCTCCGGCGGCGCCAGCAAGCCCCGTAGCGGCGGGGGTGGCGGCGGCTGGGACGCGCCGAAGGCCGACCTGGACGACGACATCCCGTTCTGA